The following coding sequences are from one Virgibacillus necropolis window:
- a CDS encoding aldehyde dehydrogenase family protein, protein MQIGSIIDGKERKEETRESMMVMNPYNQEKVAELKLATKKDLDDAVDSCFNLFHSTMKVMPAHERAAILQKTADLLEEKKEDFALTICKEAGKPITGSRGEVERSVQVLRFAAELAKNITGEVIPMDAAIGGENRLGLIKRIPLGIVGAITPFNFPLNLSLHKLAPAIAAGNTVVFKPAEKTPVTAYKLVQLFQEAGLPDGIINLLIGTGKDVGEPLVTHEKVHKISFTGSLKVGKSIAETAGFKKVTLELGSNSPNILFNDADIDYAAKSLVKGAFAFSGQVCISAQRVYVQKDIYDTFLETYINQTKALKIGDPLDEKTNIGPMINEEAAKRAKQWIDDAVEKGAKIETGGEQNGTVLSPTIMTNVDENMKVIAEEVFAPIVSVIPFETEEEVVGYSNDSIYGLQAGVFTKNIDRALRVADKLEMGGVWINEISTYRQDNHPYGGVKQSGVGKEGVKYAIEDMTEMKFIGVKLEK, encoded by the coding sequence ATGCAGATTGGATCGATTATAGATGGAAAAGAGCGAAAAGAAGAAACCCGGGAATCCATGATGGTTATGAATCCATATAATCAAGAGAAAGTTGCAGAGCTAAAACTAGCCACAAAAAAAGATCTTGATGATGCTGTAGATTCCTGTTTTAACCTTTTTCACTCTACCATGAAAGTCATGCCTGCACACGAGCGCGCGGCTATTTTACAAAAAACAGCTGATTTATTGGAAGAAAAAAAGGAAGACTTCGCGTTAACGATATGTAAAGAAGCTGGAAAACCAATAACAGGTAGCCGTGGAGAAGTGGAACGATCTGTACAAGTTCTTCGTTTTGCAGCTGAACTCGCAAAGAATATTACTGGTGAAGTAATCCCAATGGATGCTGCAATTGGAGGCGAAAATCGACTTGGGTTAATAAAACGAATTCCACTAGGTATCGTTGGAGCGATTACACCATTCAACTTTCCTTTAAACTTATCGTTGCATAAACTAGCACCAGCTATAGCAGCTGGCAATACAGTGGTGTTTAAACCAGCTGAAAAAACTCCCGTAACAGCGTATAAGCTCGTCCAATTATTTCAAGAAGCAGGATTGCCCGATGGTATTATCAACCTACTTATTGGAACCGGTAAAGATGTTGGAGAGCCGCTTGTCACGCATGAAAAAGTTCATAAGATCAGTTTTACAGGAAGTCTGAAGGTAGGGAAGAGCATTGCTGAAACAGCCGGTTTTAAGAAGGTAACACTTGAACTTGGGTCAAACTCGCCAAACATTTTGTTTAATGATGCAGACATCGATTATGCAGCTAAATCATTAGTAAAGGGTGCATTCGCATTTTCAGGACAAGTCTGTATCTCAGCTCAACGCGTTTATGTACAGAAGGATATTTATGATACATTCCTTGAGACGTATATCAACCAAACGAAAGCGTTAAAAATCGGCGATCCATTAGACGAAAAGACTAATATCGGACCAATGATCAATGAGGAAGCTGCCAAACGGGCGAAGCAATGGATTGATGATGCGGTAGAAAAAGGCGCAAAGATTGAAACAGGTGGTGAACAAAATGGCACTGTATTATCGCCTACGATCATGACAAATGTTGATGAAAACATGAAAGTAATTGCAGAAGAAGTGTTTGCACCTATCGTATCAGTCATCCCATTTGAAACGGAAGAAGAGGTAGTCGGCTATTCAAACGATTCCATTTATGGTCTTCAAGCTGGGGTCTTTACAAAAAATATTGACCGAGCTTTGCGCGTTGCAGATAAGCTGGAAATGGGCGGTGTCTGGATTAACGAAATATCCACATACAGGCAGGATAACCATCCATACGGCGGTGTCAAGCAGAGCGGTGTAGGAAAAGAAGGCGTAAAATACGCGATAGAAGATATGACAGAAATGAAATTTATTGGGGTAAAGTTGGAGAAGTAG
- a CDS encoding acetolactate synthase large subunit: protein MKVAELLVKCLENEGVEYIFGVPGEENIDVLDALNGSSINFIVTRHETSAAFMAGTYGRLTGKPGVCLATLGPGATNLLTGVANANMDLSPIVAITGQAGLERHHKISHQYYDLVDLYQPVTKWNAQVKKAEIVPEVVRKAFHVATHDKPGATHIDLPEDVAGMEVEGSPLPVVEHTMNEADDPVIDQAVKLIDQAERPLILAGNGITRDLATEHLRSLVQEISIPVVHTFMGKGAIPWTDERSMLTAGMGGKDYITCGFNDADLIIAIGFDIAEYPPRNWNPEAKTPIVHIDTQEAETDSHYPVALNVIGDIKENIKKLKQSIPKKERNLDWIQSVRKQALDELEAFKDDTSFPVKPQKIVSDLRSVLDEESIVLSDVGAHKMWVGRMFHCYQPNTCLISNGLASMGVAVPGAIAAKMVHPDRNVVAVCGDGSFQMTSAELETAMRLNLPIVILLWRDEGYGLIEWHQLKAFKRSSHIKFGNPDFIQLAKSYGFEAMKVERTEELKSTIERAVKLNKPVLIDCPVDYSENMKLTEKLDNIEC from the coding sequence ATGAAAGTAGCTGAATTACTCGTCAAGTGTCTGGAAAATGAAGGTGTTGAATATATCTTCGGTGTTCCAGGTGAAGAAAATATTGATGTCTTGGACGCACTCAATGGTTCGAGTATTAATTTTATCGTAACAAGACATGAAACAAGTGCGGCCTTTATGGCTGGGACGTATGGAAGATTAACAGGAAAACCGGGTGTGTGTCTGGCGACGCTTGGGCCTGGTGCAACGAATTTGTTAACTGGTGTCGCAAATGCAAATATGGACCTGAGTCCGATTGTGGCAATCACTGGACAGGCGGGACTTGAGCGTCATCACAAAATATCGCATCAGTATTATGACCTTGTTGATCTTTATCAACCGGTAACAAAATGGAATGCTCAGGTTAAGAAGGCTGAGATTGTTCCTGAGGTCGTTCGAAAAGCTTTTCATGTTGCAACGCATGATAAACCTGGTGCCACGCACATTGATCTTCCTGAGGACGTTGCAGGAATGGAAGTAGAAGGATCGCCGCTTCCCGTTGTAGAGCATACGATGAACGAGGCTGATGACCCTGTTATTGATCAAGCTGTAAAATTAATCGATCAAGCCGAACGACCACTAATTTTAGCTGGTAATGGGATTACGAGAGATCTTGCTACGGAACATTTGCGTTCTTTAGTCCAAGAGATATCTATTCCTGTTGTTCATACATTCATGGGTAAAGGGGCAATTCCTTGGACAGATGAACGCAGCATGCTCACGGCTGGTATGGGCGGAAAAGATTATATTACGTGTGGGTTTAATGACGCTGACCTAATCATTGCGATTGGCTTTGATATCGCAGAATACCCACCAAGAAATTGGAATCCGGAAGCCAAGACTCCTATTGTACACATTGATACACAGGAAGCAGAAACCGATTCTCATTATCCAGTAGCATTAAATGTAATTGGAGACATCAAAGAGAATATAAAGAAATTAAAGCAGTCCATACCAAAAAAAGAAAGAAATCTCGATTGGATTCAATCTGTTCGCAAACAAGCACTAGATGAACTGGAAGCGTTTAAGGACGACACGAGTTTCCCTGTTAAACCACAAAAGATTGTTTCTGATTTACGCTCCGTTCTGGACGAAGAAAGTATTGTTTTGTCTGATGTCGGTGCACACAAAATGTGGGTCGGCAGAATGTTTCATTGTTATCAACCAAATACGTGCTTGATCTCGAATGGACTGGCATCGATGGGTGTTGCTGTTCCTGGTGCAATTGCAGCCAAAATGGTACACCCAGACAGAAATGTTGTTGCAGTATGTGGCGATGGATCGTTCCAGATGACAAGTGCCGAACTAGAGACGGCAATGCGTCTAAATCTGCCAATTGTTATTTTATTGTGGAGAGATGAAGGATATGGACTGATTGAATGGCATCAATTAAAGGCATTTAAGCGATCGAGTCATATTAAATTTGGAAATCCTGATTTTATACAACTGGCAAAATCGTATGGATTTGAAGCTATGAAAGTTGAAAGAACAGAGGAATTAAAATCGACAATAGAACGGGCCGTAAAGTTGAATAAACCTGTACTAATCGATTGTCCTGTTGATTACAGCGAGAATATGAAGTTAACGGAAAAGCTTGATAATATCGAATGCTAA